The following are encoded in a window of Arthrobacter antioxidans genomic DNA:
- a CDS encoding sortase domain-bontaining protein: MIDRVIGHRWGFTAPAVAALFLLTGCGAASTPETAPAPAVSSSADAPAPSAPASAPPSAAPSATATAPSSGAPASPTPLPAVLPASAPVTLEIESIGVRTDLLRLGLRENRSLEVPPDGPGAPASWYDESPTPGDRGPAVLLGHVNATDGGKGVFADLRTLTAGDRMSVTREDGTTAVFEFQRGEAYGKDEFPTLEVYGNTPGSELRLITCDGYNPDTGEFDDNYVVYATLVP, from the coding sequence ATGATCGATAGAGTGATCGGCCACCGCTGGGGCTTCACGGCCCCGGCGGTGGCCGCCCTTTTCCTCCTCACCGGGTGCGGGGCCGCCAGCACGCCGGAGACCGCCCCGGCGCCCGCCGTCTCCTCGAGCGCGGATGCGCCGGCTCCCTCCGCCCCGGCGTCCGCCCCACCCTCTGCCGCACCGTCCGCGACGGCGACCGCGCCGTCGTCGGGCGCCCCCGCTTCGCCGACTCCCCTGCCCGCCGTGCTCCCGGCCTCCGCGCCCGTCACGCTGGAGATCGAGTCGATCGGCGTCCGGACCGACCTGCTGAGGCTCGGCCTGCGCGAGAACCGGAGCCTCGAGGTGCCGCCCGACGGCCCGGGGGCTCCCGCGAGCTGGTACGACGAGTCCCCCACGCCCGGCGATCGCGGCCCGGCCGTCCTGCTCGGCCACGTGAACGCCACCGACGGCGGCAAGGGCGTCTTCGCCGATCTCCGTACCCTCACCGCCGGCGACCGCATGAGCGTCACCCGGGAGGACGGCACGACGGCGGTCTTCGAGTTCCAGCGCGGCGAGGCCTACGGGAAGGACGAGTTCCCCACCCTCGAGGTGTACGGGAACACCCCGGGGTCGGAGCTGCGCCTCATCACGTGCGACGGCTACAACCCCGACACGGGCGAATTCGACGACAACTACGTCGTCTACGCGACGCTCGTCCCCTAG
- a CDS encoding ABC transporter ATP-binding protein has protein sequence MPTHPSRPPVISAQQLSKHYGGFKAVDGLSFEVPAGESFGLLGPNGAGKSTTMRMIGGVSQRTSGRLTIMGLDPEDHGPEVRAHLGVVPQQDNLDEELRVRDNLIVYGRYFGLPMSYLRPKADELLEFAQLTDKAGAKVDALSGGMKRRLTIARSLINEPKILLLDEPTTGLDPQARHILWDRLFRLKESGVTLILTTHYMDEAEQLCDRLVVVDKGRIMAEGSPAQLIREHSTREVLELRFGSARNTTVAGELHGIGERLEPLPDRVLIYAQDGEAALEQVTSRGLKPITSLVRRSSLEDVFLRLTGRSLVE, from the coding sequence GTGCCCACCCACCCGTCCCGACCACCGGTCATCTCCGCGCAGCAGCTCAGCAAGCACTACGGCGGGTTCAAGGCCGTCGACGGCCTCTCCTTCGAGGTGCCGGCGGGGGAGTCCTTCGGCCTGCTGGGCCCGAACGGCGCGGGGAAGTCGACCACCATGCGCATGATCGGCGGGGTCTCGCAGCGGACCTCGGGCCGGCTCACCATCATGGGCCTCGACCCCGAGGACCACGGGCCCGAGGTGCGCGCCCACCTCGGGGTGGTACCGCAGCAGGACAACCTCGACGAGGAACTGAGGGTCCGCGACAACCTCATCGTCTACGGCCGCTACTTCGGGCTCCCGATGAGCTACCTCAGGCCCAAGGCCGACGAGCTGCTGGAGTTCGCCCAGCTCACCGACAAGGCCGGTGCGAAGGTCGACGCGCTGTCGGGCGGCATGAAGCGGCGCCTGACCATCGCGCGCTCCCTCATCAACGAGCCGAAGATCCTCCTGCTGGACGAACCCACCACGGGCCTCGACCCGCAGGCGCGACACATCCTCTGGGACAGGCTGTTCCGCCTCAAGGAATCCGGGGTGACCCTGATCCTCACCACGCACTACATGGACGAGGCGGAGCAGCTCTGCGACCGGCTCGTGGTCGTGGACAAGGGCCGGATCATGGCCGAGGGGTCACCCGCGCAGCTCATCCGGGAGCACTCCACCCGCGAGGTGCTCGAACTGCGGTTCGGTTCGGCACGCAACACCACGGTGGCGGGCGAACTGCACGGGATCGGGGAGCGCCTCGAGCCGCTGCCGGACCGCGTGCTGATCTACGCCCAGGACGGCGAGGCGGCCCTGGAGCAGGTCACCTCCCGGGGGCTGAAGCCCATCACCTCCCTCGTCCGGCGGTCCTCCCTCGAGGACGTGTTCCTGCGCCTGACCGGGAGGAGCCTCGTTGAGTGA
- a CDS encoding CHRD domain-containing protein gives MNKKMRLLAVPALAISAVALAASPAMAAHDGAYSSTLGQLNGTTGTGSITLDVAGDQATVNLQVSGLAETFMDAPYPHVQHIHGGAKGVCPTPADDADGNGIVNVAEGVPGYGDILTTLTTSGAATPAEGLNLALGGQGGTYSVQRTITIDDATQKALAAGTAVVVVHGLDPETAGVPADVFGSPSEIAPELPLGATSPALCGTLVKTQMGEMPYGGADTGVATESSTNTAGMIALGGGLVLAAAAGGTYVVRRRTADNA, from the coding sequence ATGAACAAGAAGATGCGTCTCCTGGCAGTACCGGCACTGGCGATCAGCGCTGTCGCTCTCGCCGCGTCCCCCGCGATGGCCGCCCATGACGGTGCCTACTCGTCCACCCTCGGCCAGCTCAACGGCACCACGGGCACCGGCTCCATCACCCTCGACGTCGCCGGTGACCAGGCCACGGTCAACCTCCAGGTGTCCGGCCTCGCCGAGACGTTCATGGACGCACCGTACCCCCACGTCCAGCACATCCACGGTGGAGCCAAGGGCGTCTGCCCCACCCCCGCCGACGACGCCGACGGCAACGGCATCGTCAACGTGGCCGAGGGCGTCCCGGGCTACGGCGACATCCTGACCACCCTGACCACGTCCGGTGCGGCCACGCCTGCCGAGGGCCTGAACCTGGCACTCGGCGGACAGGGCGGGACCTACTCCGTCCAGCGCACCATCACCATCGATGACGCCACCCAGAAGGCACTCGCCGCCGGCACCGCCGTCGTCGTCGTCCACGGCCTTGATCCCGAAACTGCGGGCGTTCCCGCTGATGTCTTCGGCAGCCCCTCCGAGATCGCTCCCGAGCTCCCCCTCGGCGCGACCTCCCCCGCACTGTGCGGCACCCTCGTGAAGACCCAGATGGGTGAAATGCCTTACGGTGGAGCCGACACCGGTGTCGCCACCGAGTCCTCCACCAACACCGCGGGCATGATCGCCCTCGGCGGCGGCCTGGTCCTCGCCGCAGCAGCCGGTGGCACCTACGTGGTCCGTCGCCGTACGGCCGACAACGCGTGA
- a CDS encoding bifunctional methylenetetrahydrofolate dehydrogenase/methenyltetrahydrofolate cyclohydrolase codes for MTTTARILDGKATAARIKEELAERVAVLRERGVTPGLGTVLVGDDPGSHSYVAGKHRDCAQVGITSIRRDLPATVTQEELEAVLDELNDDDATTGYIVQLPLPAHLDTNAILERIDPAKDADGLHPMNLGRLVLNVNAAMDSPLPCTPHGIVELLLRHDVALTGLNVLVVGRGVTVGRPLGLLLTRKQINATVTLAHTGTVDLADHLGRADVVVAAAGIPHMITADQLKPGAIVLDVGVSRVEDPETGKAKLTGDVDPAAASVAGWLSPNPGGVGPMTRAMLLTNVVEAAERRAVQA; via the coding sequence ATGACGACCACAGCACGCATCCTCGACGGCAAGGCGACCGCCGCCCGGATCAAGGAGGAACTCGCCGAGCGTGTGGCAGTCCTCCGCGAGCGCGGTGTGACGCCGGGCCTCGGCACGGTGCTCGTGGGGGACGACCCCGGCAGCCACTCCTACGTGGCGGGCAAGCACCGCGACTGCGCCCAGGTGGGCATCACCTCGATACGCCGCGACCTCCCGGCCACCGTCACGCAGGAGGAACTCGAGGCGGTCCTCGACGAGCTGAACGACGACGACGCCACCACCGGCTACATCGTGCAGCTCCCGCTGCCCGCGCACCTCGACACCAATGCGATCCTCGAGCGCATCGACCCGGCGAAGGACGCCGACGGCCTGCACCCGATGAACCTCGGCAGGCTCGTCCTCAACGTCAACGCCGCGATGGACTCGCCCCTGCCGTGCACCCCGCACGGGATCGTCGAGCTCCTCCTCCGGCACGACGTCGCCCTCACGGGGCTGAACGTGCTGGTCGTGGGACGCGGCGTCACCGTGGGCCGGCCGCTCGGGCTGCTCCTGACGCGCAAGCAGATCAATGCGACCGTCACCCTGGCCCACACCGGGACCGTCGACCTCGCCGACCACCTCGGCCGCGCCGACGTGGTCGTGGCGGCCGCCGGCATCCCGCACATGATCACGGCGGATCAGCTCAAGCCCGGCGCGATCGTCCTCGACGTGGGCGTGAGCCGCGTCGAGGACCCGGAGACCGGGAAGGCGAAGCTCACGGGCGACGTCGACCCCGCCGCGGCGTCCGTGGCCGGCTGGCTGTCGCCGAACCCCGGGGGGGTGGGGCCCATGACCCGGGCGATGCTGCTCACGAACGTCGTCGAGGCCGCCGAGCGCAGGGCCGTCCAGGCCTAG
- a CDS encoding ABC transporter permease, translated as MSESEPAVQDATTGPPYRLHAHAPEVSARRARSFGSWYYAEHVLRSMQGYRWTLLASSVGTPVMYLFAMGVGLASLVDANSAAAFGGVGYLAFIAPALLASATIMTAATEFTYPVMDGFKWRRVYYGPHASPLGTGQIVNGHVLAITVRLTATTIVYFLIVAAFGASPSATGAAVIPVAVLSGLAFGLPLMAYSASVEEDKGQFALVMRFIVTPLFLFSGTFFPLDTLPVFLQWIGWISPLWHGTELGRSLTYGQVVPPWLAVVHVLYLVVLAVVGLRLAHSVYARRLGR; from the coding sequence TTGAGTGAGAGCGAGCCCGCCGTCCAGGACGCCACCACCGGCCCGCCCTACCGCCTCCACGCCCACGCGCCGGAGGTCTCCGCGCGCCGCGCCCGGTCGTTCGGGTCCTGGTACTACGCCGAGCACGTGCTCCGCTCCATGCAGGGCTACCGCTGGACGCTGCTCGCCTCCAGCGTCGGCACCCCGGTCATGTACCTCTTCGCGATGGGCGTGGGCCTGGCCTCGCTCGTGGACGCGAACTCGGCCGCGGCCTTCGGCGGCGTCGGCTACCTGGCCTTCATCGCCCCGGCCCTGCTGGCGTCCGCGACGATCATGACGGCGGCCACGGAGTTCACCTACCCCGTCATGGACGGTTTCAAGTGGCGGCGGGTCTACTACGGCCCGCACGCCTCGCCGCTCGGCACGGGCCAGATCGTCAACGGGCACGTGCTCGCGATCACCGTCCGGCTGACCGCGACCACCATCGTCTACTTCCTCATCGTCGCCGCCTTCGGTGCGTCGCCGTCCGCCACGGGGGCGGCCGTCATCCCCGTCGCCGTCCTCAGCGGCCTGGCGTTCGGCCTCCCGCTGATGGCCTACTCGGCGAGCGTCGAGGAGGACAAGGGCCAGTTCGCGCTCGTCATGCGCTTCATCGTGACCCCGCTGTTCCTGTTCTCCGGGACGTTCTTCCCGCTCGACACCCTGCCGGTCTTCCTGCAGTGGATCGGCTGGATCTCACCGCTGTGGCATGGCACGGAACTGGGCCGGAGCCTCACCTACGGGCAGGTCGTCCCGCCCTGGCTCGCCGTGGTCCATGTGCTGTACCTGGTGGTCCTCGCCGTCGTCGGCCTGCGCCTGGCACACTCCGTCTACGCGAGGAGGCTCGGCCGGTGA
- a CDS encoding ABC transporter permease, giving the protein MSAPLTLQDYALDGSKRPLAALYSRNAKAVIARGLLATRSSNWLIMVSGFFEPVLYLVSMGVGLGALVGTVEGPDGRPISYAAYIAPALLAVSAMNGAVYDSTWNVFFKMNFAKLYQGMLYTSLGPLDVAIGEIFLALLRGALYATGFTAVMALMGLITTPVALLVIPASVVIAFGFASFGMGITSFMKTFQQMEWINFVMLPMFLFSATFYPLSVYPQGIQWFIQALPLWHGVELLRQISVASFTPATVLHLGYFLVMSAVGMLLTTLRLRKLFLR; this is encoded by the coding sequence GTGAGCGCCCCGCTGACCCTGCAGGACTACGCGCTGGACGGCTCGAAGCGCCCCCTCGCCGCGCTGTACTCGCGCAACGCGAAGGCCGTCATAGCGCGCGGGCTCCTGGCGACCCGCAGCAGCAACTGGCTCATCATGGTGTCCGGCTTCTTCGAGCCGGTGCTCTACCTGGTCTCCATGGGCGTGGGCCTCGGCGCCCTCGTCGGGACGGTCGAGGGGCCCGACGGCCGGCCGATCAGCTACGCCGCCTACATCGCGCCGGCCCTGCTGGCGGTCTCCGCCATGAACGGGGCCGTCTACGACAGCACGTGGAACGTCTTCTTCAAGATGAACTTCGCCAAGCTGTACCAGGGGATGCTGTACACCTCGCTCGGGCCGCTCGACGTCGCGATCGGCGAGATCTTCCTGGCCCTCCTGCGCGGAGCCCTGTACGCGACGGGCTTCACCGCGGTGATGGCGCTCATGGGGCTCATCACGACGCCGGTGGCGCTGCTCGTGATCCCGGCGTCCGTGGTCATCGCGTTCGGGTTCGCGTCCTTCGGCATGGGGATCACCAGCTTCATGAAGACGTTCCAGCAGATGGAATGGATCAACTTCGTCATGCTGCCGATGTTCCTGTTCTCGGCGACCTTCTACCCGCTCAGCGTGTACCCGCAGGGCATCCAGTGGTTCATCCAGGCGCTGCCCCTCTGGCACGGGGTGGAACTGCTGCGCCAGATCAGCGTCGCCTCGTTCACCCCGGCGACGGTCCTCCACCTCGGCTACTTCCTCGTCATGAGCGCGGTGGGCATGCTGCTGACCACCCTGCGGTTGCGGAAGCTCTTCCTGCGGTAG